A genomic window from Paenibacillus sp. FSL K6-0276 includes:
- the rplL gene encoding 50S ribosomal protein L7/L12 — protein sequence MSKEAILEAIKGMSVLELNDLVKAIEEEFGVTAAAPVAAGGAVAAVAEEQSEFDVILTGAGASKINVIKIVREITGLGLKEAKDLVDNAPKAIKEKVSKEEAEATKAKLEEAGAAVEVK from the coding sequence ATGAGTAAAGAAGCAATCTTGGAAGCAATTAAAGGCATGAGCGTATTGGAACTGAACGACCTGGTTAAAGCAATTGAAGAAGAATTCGGCGTAACAGCAGCAGCTCCAGTAGCAGCTGGCGGTGCGGTAGCAGCAGTTGCTGAAGAGCAATCCGAATTTGACGTAATTTTGACAGGCGCTGGCGCTTCCAAAATCAACGTTATCAAAATCGTTCGCGAAATCACAGGCCTTGGCTTGAAAGAAGCTAAAGACCTTGTAGACAACGCACCAAAAGCAATCAAAGAAAAAGTAAGCAAAGAAGAAGCCGAAGCTACTAAAGCAAAATTGGAAGAAGCAGGCGCAGCTGTAGAAGTGAAGTAA
- the rplJ gene encoding 50S ribosomal protein L10 gives MANTKVIQAKQDAVDVVTAKLQNSLSTVVADYRGLNVSQVTELRKQLREAGVEFQVLKNTLLRRATAAAELSELDEVLTGPTAIAFSTTDAVAPAKILNDFAKKNDALKLKGGVVEGRVIDADQLKALAELPSRDGLLSMLLSVLQAPVRNFALAVKAVAEKEEQSA, from the coding sequence TTGGCAAATACAAAAGTAATTCAAGCAAAACAGGATGCGGTTGACGTCGTTACTGCTAAACTGCAAAACAGTCTTTCGACTGTTGTAGCGGACTACCGTGGATTGAATGTTTCCCAAGTGACTGAACTGCGTAAGCAACTTCGTGAAGCTGGCGTTGAGTTTCAAGTCCTGAAGAACACATTGCTACGTCGCGCAACTGCTGCGGCTGAGTTGAGTGAGTTGGATGAAGTTTTGACTGGTCCAACAGCTATCGCATTCAGTACAACTGATGCGGTAGCTCCAGCTAAAATTTTGAACGATTTCGCCAAGAAAAACGACGCTTTGAAATTGAAAGGCGGCGTTGTAGAAGGTCGTGTCATTGACGCGGACCAACTGAAAGCACTGGCTGAGCTTCCATCCCGCGATGGTTTGCTGTCCATGCTGCTTAGCGTACTTCAAGCTCCAGTGCGCAACTTCGCGCTTGCAGTTAAAGCTGTTGCTGAAAAAGAAGAACAAAGCGCGTAA